One genomic region from Nocardia vinacea encodes:
- the recX gene encoding recombination regulator RecX, which translates to MAAGSEEGASSTGTGANRSRVERTPQGGTVEQAKEACLRLLAVRARSRAELAQRLAAKGFTPEITERALDRFTEVGLIDDAAFAEQWVQSRHTFSGKGKQALAQELRRKGVSQSDAACALDAITADDEEQRATELVRRKLRTMPTNLDRDKTIRRLVSMLARRGYNQSTAFTVVKAELAQAQFDTPDLD; encoded by the coding sequence GTGGCGGCCGGATCCGAGGAAGGTGCGTCCTCGACTGGCACCGGTGCGAACCGGTCCCGTGTGGAGCGCACTCCCCAAGGCGGGACGGTCGAGCAGGCGAAGGAGGCGTGTCTTCGCCTGCTCGCCGTCCGCGCCCGCAGCCGTGCCGAACTGGCGCAGCGTCTCGCGGCCAAGGGCTTTACGCCTGAAATCACCGAACGCGCCCTGGACCGCTTCACCGAGGTCGGCCTGATCGACGATGCCGCCTTCGCGGAACAATGGGTCCAGTCCCGCCACACATTCTCCGGCAAGGGCAAACAAGCTCTTGCCCAAGAACTTCGCCGCAAAGGCGTCTCCCAATCCGACGCCGCCTGCGCCCTCGACGCCATCACCGCCGACGACGAGGAACAACGCGCCACCGAACTGGTCCGGCGCAAACTACGCACCATGCCCACAAACCTGGACCGCGACAAAACGATCCGCCGCCTCGTCTCCATGCTCGCCCGCCGCGGCTACAACCAATCCACAGCCTTCACCGTCGTGAAAGCCGAACTCGCACAGGCCCAGTTCGACACGCCGGACCTCGACTGA
- the recA gene encoding recombinase RecA — MAPQAYDRDKALELALAQVEKSFGKGAVMRLGEEARQPISVIPTGSIALDVALGIGGLPRGRIVEVYGPESSGKTTVALHAVANAQAAGGVAAFIDAEHALDPDYARKLGVDTDALLVSQPDTGEQALEIADMLVRSGAIDIIVIDSVAALVPRAEIEGEMGDSHVGLQARLMSQALRKMTGALNNSGTTAIFINQLREKIGVMFGSPETTTGGKALKFYASVRLDVRRIETLKDGSDAVGNRTRVKVVKNKVSPPFKQAEFDILYGHGISKEGSLIDMGVEQGFIRKSGSWYTYEGDQLGQGKENARKFLLENTDVRDEVEKKIKEKLGIGADVTADGAAAEVPADF; from the coding sequence ATGGCACCACAGGCGTACGACCGTGATAAGGCGCTCGAGCTGGCGCTGGCTCAGGTCGAGAAGAGCTTCGGCAAGGGCGCGGTCATGCGTCTCGGCGAGGAGGCCCGCCAGCCCATCTCGGTGATCCCGACCGGATCCATCGCCCTGGACGTGGCGCTCGGTATCGGCGGTCTGCCGCGCGGCCGCATCGTCGAGGTCTACGGCCCGGAGTCCTCGGGTAAGACGACCGTCGCACTGCACGCGGTGGCCAATGCCCAGGCCGCGGGCGGTGTCGCCGCCTTCATCGACGCCGAGCACGCGCTCGATCCCGACTACGCCCGCAAGCTGGGCGTCGACACCGACGCACTGCTCGTCTCCCAGCCCGACACCGGTGAGCAGGCGCTGGAAATCGCCGACATGCTGGTGCGTTCGGGCGCGATCGACATCATCGTCATCGACTCGGTGGCCGCGCTGGTACCGCGCGCCGAAATCGAGGGCGAGATGGGTGACAGCCACGTTGGTCTGCAGGCGCGCCTGATGAGCCAGGCGCTGCGCAAGATGACCGGTGCGCTGAACAACTCCGGCACCACCGCCATCTTCATCAATCAGCTGCGCGAGAAGATCGGTGTGATGTTCGGTTCGCCCGAGACCACGACCGGTGGTAAGGCGTTGAAGTTCTACGCTTCGGTGCGCCTGGATGTGCGCCGCATCGAGACGCTCAAGGACGGCAGCGATGCGGTCGGCAACCGCACCCGCGTGAAGGTCGTGAAGAACAAGGTCTCGCCGCCGTTCAAGCAGGCCGAATTCGACATCCTCTACGGCCATGGCATTTCCAAGGAGGGCTCGCTCATCGATATGGGTGTCGAGCAGGGCTTCATCCGCAAGTCCGGCTCCTGGTACACCTACGAGGGCGACCAGCTCGGCCAGGGCAAGGAGAACGCCCGCAAGTTCCTGCTGGAGAACACCGACGTCCGCGACGAGGTCGAGAAGAAGATCAAGGAAAAGCTCGGCATCGGCGCCGACGTGACCGCCGACGGCGCGGCCGCCGAGGTCCCCGCCGACTTCTGA
- a CDS encoding pyridoxamine 5'-phosphate oxidase family protein gives MSHFHSGEVAVQQRMGQAHIADRVGRMIRADIPDIAAGFLAEQPMVVIAAADLDGRMWAGAVVGSPGFVHVVDAETIAIDAFPAAGDPLHEALARPARIGMIALQPERRRRMRVNGFAAPAEAGLRITVEQVYSNCPKYISRRQIESYRPDIDLPAPRHGTELDARQRALIAAADAFFAATADTDGNADASHRGGNPGFLQVLSPTRLRWPDYQGNSMFMTLGNIAVNPRCGILIPEWTTGGTLQLTGTAELSWAPETFTAGAQCSIDFTITEVIEIHGAGPLRWGPAELSPVNP, from the coding sequence ATGTCTCACTTTCATTCGGGCGAGGTCGCCGTGCAGCAGCGAATGGGCCAGGCGCATATCGCCGACCGGGTGGGACGGATGATTCGTGCCGACATCCCGGATATCGCGGCGGGTTTCCTGGCGGAGCAGCCGATGGTCGTGATCGCGGCTGCGGACCTCGACGGACGGATGTGGGCAGGCGCGGTGGTCGGGTCGCCGGGATTCGTGCACGTCGTCGATGCCGAGACGATCGCAATCGATGCATTTCCGGCAGCGGGAGATCCGCTACACGAAGCACTTGCCCGCCCTGCCCGGATCGGCATGATCGCGCTACAGCCTGAGCGGCGCAGGCGAATGCGCGTCAACGGATTCGCTGCTCCGGCGGAGGCGGGGCTACGGATTACCGTCGAGCAGGTGTATTCGAACTGCCCGAAGTACATCTCGCGCAGGCAAATCGAATCGTATCGCCCCGATATCGACCTACCAGCGCCCCGGCACGGCACGGAACTCGATGCGCGGCAGCGTGCACTGATCGCCGCGGCGGACGCCTTCTTCGCCGCCACCGCGGATACCGACGGCAATGCCGACGCCTCCCACCGTGGCGGGAATCCCGGCTTCCTGCAGGTGCTTTCGCCGACTCGGCTGAGATGGCCGGATTACCAGGGGAATTCGATGTTCATGACACTCGGGAACATCGCGGTGAACCCACGTTGCGGCATCCTGATCCCGGAGTGGACCACCGGCGGAACCCTCCAACTCACCGGAACCGCCGAATTGTCCTGGGCGCCGGAAACCTTCACCGCCGGAGCTCAGTGCTCGATCGACTTCACCATTACGGAAGTGATCGAAATCCACGGCGCGGGCCCCCTCCGCTGGGGTCCCGCCGAACTTTCCCCGGTCAACCCCTGA
- a CDS encoding Lrp/AsnC family transcriptional regulator — protein sequence MQSEDGADSSVLDVLEKQILHALVTDARIPFAKLGAILGVSEQTVARRYRSLRQRGILHVAGQVNTVPLGHARWVIRLRSTPDKAARLAESLARFPDLSWVTLLSTGSEVTCVSRPRSVERRDKLLMQTLPQASQVIGLTAHEVIHRFPLDEEWPHFGHLFTAAQLRELGPRPLWRADTGPEAPVELSAQDEAMLALLGRDGRAPYAQIATEIGWTATKVARRMAELVESRVLYFDLDFAIERMGYAVRAALWLRTRPADLEAVGTAMATHPEIVFIAATTGPTNLMASLMCRDTAHLYRYVTQRLGALDGITDVEVTPALRVYKQAQTLLDSDRISLGR from the coding sequence ATGCAATCCGAAGACGGCGCGGATTCCTCCGTACTCGATGTCCTCGAGAAGCAGATCCTGCACGCGCTGGTGACCGATGCGCGCATCCCGTTCGCCAAGCTCGGCGCGATCCTCGGGGTTTCGGAGCAGACGGTGGCGCGGCGCTACCGATCGCTGCGGCAGCGCGGCATCCTGCATGTGGCGGGGCAGGTCAACACGGTGCCGCTCGGGCATGCGCGCTGGGTGATCCGGCTCCGATCCACTCCGGACAAGGCGGCGCGGCTGGCCGAATCGCTGGCCCGCTTTCCGGATCTGAGCTGGGTCACCCTGCTGTCCACCGGATCCGAGGTGACGTGCGTGAGCAGGCCGCGCTCGGTCGAGCGGCGCGACAAGTTGTTGATGCAGACGTTGCCTCAGGCCAGTCAGGTGATCGGACTGACCGCCCATGAGGTGATCCACCGCTTCCCGCTCGACGAGGAATGGCCGCATTTCGGGCACCTGTTCACCGCGGCGCAACTGCGCGAACTCGGCCCGCGGCCGCTGTGGCGGGCCGATACGGGACCGGAAGCGCCGGTGGAACTTTCGGCGCAGGACGAGGCGATGCTGGCACTGCTCGGTCGTGACGGTCGCGCGCCGTACGCCCAGATCGCCACCGAAATCGGTTGGACCGCGACGAAAGTGGCGCGCCGCATGGCCGAACTAGTCGAATCCCGGGTGCTGTATTTCGATCTCGATTTCGCGATCGAACGGATGGGGTACGCCGTGCGGGCGGCGCTGTGGCTACGCACGCGACCGGCGGATCTCGAGGCCGTGGGCACCGCGATGGCGACCCATCCGGAGATCGTTTTCATTGCCGCGACCACGGGGCCGACCAATCTGATGGCGTCGTTGATGTGCCGCGATACCGCACACCTCTACCGGTACGTCACGCAGCGGCTGGGTGCGCTCGACGGGATCACGGATGTGGAGGTGACGCCCGCGTTGCGGGTGTACAAGCAGGCGCAGACGTTGCTGGACAGTGATCGGATTTCGCTGGGGCGGTGA
- a CDS encoding nuclear transport factor 2 family protein, which produces MRPPLPPFDRESAKAKVRAAENAWNTRDPERVAAAYTEDSVWRNRDEFFTGRAAIVEFLTRKWSIENGYALRKDLWAFEGNRIAVRFQYEWHDESGQWWRSYGNEQWEFTPEGLMSRREASINDVRIDESDRRIPGLRPEGDESVLPQQ; this is translated from the coding sequence ATGCGACCTCCGCTGCCACCATTCGACCGGGAATCCGCCAAGGCCAAGGTGCGCGCCGCCGAGAATGCCTGGAACACCAGGGATCCCGAGCGCGTCGCCGCCGCCTACACCGAGGATTCGGTGTGGCGCAATCGTGACGAGTTCTTCACCGGTCGCGCCGCCATCGTCGAATTTCTCACCCGAAAGTGGTCCATCGAAAACGGTTACGCACTGCGTAAGGATCTCTGGGCATTCGAAGGCAACCGCATCGCGGTCCGCTTCCAGTACGAATGGCATGACGAATCCGGCCAGTGGTGGCGCAGTTACGGCAATGAGCAGTGGGAGTTCACCCCGGAAGGCCTGATGTCGCGGCGCGAGGCCAGCATCAACGATGTCCGCATCGACGAATCCGACCGTCGCATCCCGGGCCTGCGCCCGGAAGGCGACGAATCCGTTCTGCCGCAGCAGTAA
- a CDS encoding MFS transporter, whose translation MRKWLPLFAACLGTLMLLIDVTIVNVALPDIAADLGTGLSGLQWVMDGYALALAALLLVLGSLADRVGAKCAYLAGLVVFAIASLICGIADTSASLIAARALQGIGGAAMFATTLSLLHSTYTGRDRGVAFGIWGAVSGAAAGIGVVLGGVLTEALSWRWIFFVNLPIAVLAIVLTAIVFQPSPRQADRVIDVPGMLAFATAATAVTYGVIRGGEHGWSDGPTLLALTLGAVALLAFVFVESHSAAAMFPLALLGNRNFGATLVSASGQTFAAFAATPLISLWLQQQLHMSPMHAGLAMLPMAATAFVVAGAFGKLLHDVSPKWTIGAGLVLVGIGTGLLTIIDTESSWAALVPGFVVIGAGIGVNAPALVAVGMAAVPPQQGGIAAGAVNTARQLGLALGVAVLGTVFREVADDSHPMTLSRFVDGLDAAFSVAAGVGIVFGVIAFGLFHRQRHAADAAVQPETVAA comes from the coding sequence GTGAGGAAATGGCTGCCCTTATTCGCCGCGTGCCTGGGCACGCTGATGCTGCTCATCGACGTCACCATCGTCAATGTCGCGCTGCCCGACATCGCCGCCGATCTCGGCACCGGTCTGTCCGGACTGCAGTGGGTAATGGACGGATACGCGCTCGCGCTGGCCGCGCTGCTGCTGGTGCTCGGTTCGCTGGCCGATCGGGTCGGCGCGAAATGCGCCTATCTCGCCGGACTCGTCGTTTTCGCGATCGCATCGCTGATCTGCGGGATCGCCGATACCTCGGCGAGCCTCATTGCGGCGCGCGCACTTCAGGGCATCGGCGGGGCCGCGATGTTTGCGACCACACTGTCGCTGCTGCACTCCACCTACACCGGCCGTGATCGGGGTGTCGCCTTCGGCATCTGGGGTGCGGTGTCGGGTGCGGCGGCCGGAATCGGTGTGGTGCTCGGCGGTGTGCTCACCGAGGCACTGTCTTGGCGGTGGATCTTCTTCGTCAATCTGCCGATCGCGGTACTGGCGATCGTGTTGACCGCCATCGTGTTCCAGCCGTCGCCGCGGCAGGCGGATCGGGTCATCGATGTGCCGGGCATGCTCGCGTTCGCGACCGCCGCGACGGCGGTCACCTACGGCGTCATCCGCGGCGGCGAACACGGCTGGTCCGATGGCCCTACGCTGCTCGCCCTGACGCTCGGCGCGGTCGCACTGCTGGCCTTCGTATTCGTCGAATCCCACAGTGCGGCAGCGATGTTCCCGCTGGCACTGCTCGGCAATCGCAACTTCGGGGCGACCCTTGTCTCCGCGTCCGGCCAGACGTTCGCCGCCTTCGCCGCCACACCCCTGATTTCGCTCTGGCTGCAGCAGCAGTTGCATATGTCACCCATGCACGCCGGACTGGCCATGCTGCCGATGGCGGCGACAGCGTTCGTGGTCGCCGGCGCATTCGGCAAACTGCTGCACGACGTTTCGCCGAAGTGGACGATCGGAGCGGGTCTGGTGCTGGTCGGCATCGGCACCGGCCTGCTCACGATCATCGATACCGAATCATCTTGGGCCGCACTGGTTCCTGGATTCGTGGTGATCGGTGCCGGGATCGGCGTCAACGCACCTGCGCTGGTCGCGGTGGGGATGGCGGCGGTGCCGCCGCAGCAAGGCGGGATCGCCGCGGGCGCGGTGAATACCGCACGACAGCTCGGCCTCGCTCTCGGAGTCGCGGTGCTGGGCACCGTATTCCGCGAAGTCGCCGACGACAGTCACCCGATGACATTGTCGCGGTTCGTGGATGGGTTGGATGCGGCATTCAGTGTCGCGGCCGGAGTCGGAATCGTATTCGGGGTGATCGCATTCGGACTGTTCCACCGTCAGCGACATGCTGCCGATGCCGCGGTTCAGCCCGAGACCGTCGCCGCCTGA
- a CDS encoding LysR family transcriptional regulator, which produces MSDLEVRQLRYFVAVAEELHFGRAADRLGMAQPPLSRAIRELERQLGVQLFERTTRHVVLTPPGETLLRDARTALDAVAAAAERARHVGRPAPGLRLALKADYDAGLLPQIFETYHLEDAAVPVELMLGGRGEQVPALRQGRADVALLATPFDDRGLDVEPLLTEPRLVALAASDPLAARTTLCLADLAGRTLPDGTPADRDGLAPPPEPPRPVLDLAQLFNLVELGNIIWFPPTSVARRHPRPGIAYRPVADLKPTALAIAWPQNCHSPAVAAFVRAATAVAAATYPPESAIPAETFTAASHSETEELRSTVHSS; this is translated from the coding sequence ATGAGTGATCTGGAGGTTCGGCAACTCCGATACTTCGTGGCCGTCGCCGAGGAACTGCATTTCGGACGCGCAGCCGACCGACTGGGGATGGCGCAACCACCCCTCTCGCGGGCGATCCGGGAACTGGAACGTCAGCTGGGCGTTCAACTTTTCGAGCGCACCACCCGACACGTCGTGCTCACCCCGCCCGGCGAGACCTTGCTCCGCGACGCGCGGACCGCACTCGATGCCGTCGCGGCGGCTGCTGAGCGTGCCCGGCACGTCGGCAGGCCCGCACCGGGGCTACGGCTCGCGCTCAAAGCCGACTACGACGCCGGACTCCTGCCACAGATCTTCGAGACATATCACCTCGAGGACGCGGCAGTTCCGGTGGAGTTGATGTTGGGCGGTCGGGGCGAGCAGGTCCCGGCCCTTCGTCAGGGCCGCGCAGATGTCGCCCTCCTGGCCACCCCATTCGACGACCGTGGTCTGGATGTCGAACCGCTGCTCACCGAACCCCGCCTGGTCGCGCTGGCCGCATCCGATCCGCTCGCCGCCCGGACCACCCTGTGCCTTGCCGACCTGGCCGGTCGAACGCTCCCCGACGGAACTCCCGCCGACCGCGACGGCCTCGCCCCGCCTCCCGAACCCCCACGTCCGGTCCTGGATCTGGCGCAGCTGTTCAACTTGGTCGAACTGGGCAACATCATCTGGTTCCCGCCCACCTCGGTCGCTCGCCGCCACCCCCGCCCCGGGATCGCCTACCGCCCTGTCGCCGACCTCAAACCAACGGCCCTCGCGATAGCCTGGCCGCAAAACTGCCACTCACCCGCGGTAGCGGCCTTCGTCCGCGCAGCCACCGCCGTAGCAGCGGCCACCTACCCACCCGAATCCGCAATACCCGCCGAAACTTTCACCGCTGCCTCGCACTCCGAAACCGAAGAACTCCGCAGCACCGTGCACTCGTCCTGA
- a CDS encoding VOC family protein has protein sequence MTTAIAPELATGHIGLNVSDLDRSVDFYRRAFGFEQLAASADDDEKRWAFLGANGKLVLTLWQQSDGAFSTETPGLHHLSFHVDTIEQVRSIEALLRELSVSFAHDGVVAHGEGVASGGIFFVDPDGIRLEIYAPTGAESAPAPSGAAPTCGFF, from the coding sequence ATGACCACAGCCATCGCGCCCGAACTGGCCACCGGACACATCGGCCTGAACGTCTCCGACCTGGACCGATCGGTGGACTTCTATCGCCGTGCATTCGGTTTCGAGCAGCTCGCGGCCAGCGCCGACGACGACGAAAAGCGGTGGGCCTTCCTCGGCGCAAACGGCAAGCTAGTGCTGACCCTCTGGCAGCAGTCCGACGGCGCGTTCTCCACCGAAACCCCTGGTCTGCACCATCTTTCGTTCCATGTCGACACCATCGAACAGGTGCGTTCGATCGAGGCGCTGCTGCGTGAACTCTCGGTGAGCTTCGCCCACGACGGGGTGGTCGCACATGGCGAGGGTGTCGCCTCGGGGGGCATCTTCTTCGTCGACCCCGACGGTATCCGCCTCGAGATCTACGCACCCACGGGCGCCGAATCCGCTCCCGCGCCCAGCGGTGCCGCCCCGACGTGTGGATTCTTCTGA
- a CDS encoding NAD(P)H-binding protein, which translates to MIVVTTPTGAIGRQVLPHLLDRGAPVRVIVRDPARLPAHIREHVEVVTGSHSDIDVVTQAFADADAVFWLLPPVHRGASLEAAVLDFTRPACEAFKSQGVERVVGVSSIGRGSAVVGNAGLVTASLAMDDLIASTGVSYRALAMPSFMDNLLRQVEVIKTQGIFFAPLSPDLKRPTCATRDIAAVAAELLLDDSWSGYDSVPVLGPEDLSNNDMAQIMSEVLGRPIRFQQVSGEAYKTTMLESGMSEAMAQGMYDMLEAKENGLDNAEPRTPQSTTPTTFRQWCEEVLTPALQL; encoded by the coding sequence ATGATCGTTGTTACTACCCCTACCGGCGCCATCGGCCGTCAGGTCCTCCCCCATCTCCTCGACCGCGGCGCGCCGGTCCGCGTTATCGTGCGTGATCCAGCACGCCTGCCCGCGCACATCCGCGAGCACGTCGAAGTCGTAACCGGATCGCATAGCGATATTGATGTGGTCACCCAGGCGTTCGCCGACGCCGACGCCGTGTTCTGGTTGCTGCCCCCCGTCCATCGTGGCGCGAGCCTCGAAGCCGCGGTTCTGGACTTCACACGGCCCGCGTGCGAGGCATTCAAGAGTCAGGGTGTCGAGCGAGTGGTCGGAGTCTCATCCATCGGTCGCGGGTCAGCGGTGGTCGGGAACGCCGGACTGGTCACGGCGTCGCTGGCCATGGACGATCTGATTGCGAGTACCGGCGTGAGCTACCGAGCGCTGGCGATGCCCTCGTTCATGGATAATCTGCTTCGCCAAGTCGAAGTAATCAAGACTCAGGGCATATTCTTCGCACCGCTGTCCCCCGATCTGAAACGCCCCACCTGCGCAACCCGCGATATCGCCGCCGTCGCCGCCGAACTGCTGCTCGACGACTCGTGGAGTGGATACGACAGCGTCCCTGTACTCGGCCCAGAGGACTTGTCCAACAACGACATGGCGCAAATCATGTCCGAAGTGCTCGGCCGCCCGATCCGCTTCCAACAAGTCTCCGGCGAGGCCTACAAGACCACAATGCTCGAATCCGGCATGTCCGAGGCCATGGCCCAGGGCATGTACGACATGCTGGAGGCAAAGGAGAACGGCCTCGACAACGCCGAACCCCGCACCCCCCAATCCACAACCCCCACCACCTTCCGCCAATGGTGCGAAGAAGTTCTCACCCCCGCCCTTCAGCTCTAA